In Novipirellula caenicola, the genomic stretch ATCGCTCTTCAGGAGGGGGTGGGGCGGCCCAGTGCCAGCTACTTTGGTAGCGGTGCGGCGCGGGACCCGTCCGGTTGCAGCGAGTGAAACGTTCGAATTAGACCGGGCGGCTTGTTCGACGGGGCGGCATGCGCCGCACCGCTACAGACGCGACCCGTGACAGCTCGATTTACGTTTTGGCGAATGCATCCGCGGCGCTCGCGGCGGTCGTCGTTTACGATTTATTGTTTTTCCATGCGGATTGGGCGGCGGCGCGAACTTGGTTCACGTCGACCGAGTGCTGTTTTGCCATCGCGACGGCGTCGTCGTCTTCGACCGCAAACCGCTCGCTGCCGCCGGGGACAATCACCACCTTGCCGCGAACCGCACCGAACTCGGTCGAGACGGTTTCGCTGCGGCGGACCAATTTGCGGCGGTTGGATGTGTGACGGCGAATCCCGATCGACGAGGTATGAGTGAATAGAATCGATTCGAGCTGGGCGACGTGTTCAGCGTCACAAACGGTCGTCAAAACAACTCCCAACCGTCCTTTTTTCATCACGCATGGGGTTTGAAAGACGTCCAGTGCTCCGGCATCGAACAAACGATCGGCGCAAAAAGCCAGCGATTGCGGCGATGCGTCGTCGATGTTCGTTTCTAGCACGACCACTTGATCGGTTTCCAGCGGGTAGTCGCGTGCGGTTTCTTGCGATGACGCGGTCTGCCCCGTCCGCTCGCCCAGCATGACCTTCAAAATGTTGGCCTGGGCCTCCAGGTCTTTCGTTCCGGCCCCGTAGCCCACGGCGATCGTGCTCATCGACGGGATCGAGCCAAAGCGAGTCGCGGTCGCTTTCAATATCGCCGCTCCAGTCGGAGTCGTCAGCTCGGCCTGCACGTCGGACGTCGCGATCGGGATCCCTTTGAGCAACTCGGCGGTCGCGGGAGCGGGAATCGCGACCCGGCCATGCGCGATCGTGATTGTTCCCGAGCCCGTGGGGACGGGCGATGCCTCGACCGAATCAATCCCCAGCTGGGTCATCGCCACGGCGGTGCCGACGATATCGGCGATCGAATCGATCGCTCCGACCTCGTGAAAGTGGACCTTTTCGATCGTCGAACCATGCACTTTCGCTTCGGCTTTGGCCAATTCCAGAAAAATTTTGTGGGCCAACTGTTTGGCTTCGGGGGCGATGGCATCGGCACGATCGATCATTTCGGTGATGTGATGCAAATGCCGATGGGCGTGTTCCGGAGGATGCGCGATGTCGACTTTGATCGCGCGAAAGCCCTTTTTTTTGACCGTTTCCGACTGAATCGTGATTTCGCCAAGCCCCATCGATCGAACGGCGGATTGGATCGTATTTGCGTCAAGTTCACCGGTTTGGGCACCGATATCGATCAGAGCTCCCAGCGTCATGTCGCCGCTGATTCCACTGAGACAGTCAAAATAGGCGATTTTGGTCATCGAGGTTCCGGTTCCGATCGAGGGGCTAAATGGCGAGAATTTTTGGGAAAAGCGGCTGAGGATGCCGCGCCGAAACGGCTGCGAGGGGGGATCGCAGCGGCGTGAGGCAAGAGGATAGTGGAAAGAACCTGGTTTGTCGTCTTGGGATCCGCTCGGTTTGCCGTTGAAGGAAAAAGAGAAAACGGTATACTCCGCCCTCGCTAACGT encodes the following:
- the larC gene encoding nickel pincer cofactor biosynthesis protein LarC, with product MTKIAYFDCLSGISGDMTLGALIDIGAQTGELDANTIQSAVRSMGLGEITIQSETVKKKGFRAIKVDIAHPPEHAHRHLHHITEMIDRADAIAPEAKQLAHKIFLELAKAEAKVHGSTIEKVHFHEVGAIDSIADIVGTAVAMTQLGIDSVEASPVPTGSGTITIAHGRVAIPAPATAELLKGIPIATSDVQAELTTPTGAAILKATATRFGSIPSMSTIAVGYGAGTKDLEAQANILKVMLGERTGQTASSQETARDYPLETDQVVVLETNIDDASPQSLAFCADRLFDAGALDVFQTPCVMKKGRLGVVLTTVCDAEHVAQLESILFTHTSSIGIRRHTSNRRKLVRRSETVSTEFGAVRGKVVIVPGGSERFAVEDDDAVAMAKQHSVDVNQVRAAAQSAWKNNKS